One Panicum virgatum strain AP13 chromosome 9K, P.virgatum_v5, whole genome shotgun sequence genomic region harbors:
- the LOC120650423 gene encoding factor of DNA methylation 1-like isoform X1, with product MNARPRSRLATLRFSRGRPRSARWLAAQSQCEATGGGGGFCEAAACSLRCDRVSPLPPAPGLLIFGFPPPTSIPMEHSSAEDSDISDSDIVEHKEKTYAQLRAGKLKAKHGENTFRCPFCPGKKKQDYNLKDLLQHATGIGAAPKRSAKVKATHLGLAMFLEKDIASSLEKPLQVVVYKPKTTKSDEEVFVWPWMGIVVNLQYELKGEEVFRESEERLRAQLSRFRPLQVTILGDDKDQTFCAIVKFAKDWSGLKDALAFEKHFRVEQYGKTDWIKINHRKDDLYGWFARSDDYTSSGPIGQHLRDNGDLRSVGDLEREGMQETDKRVAHYARQIGLTNYHMSELELRNNQIAMKLDRMMEEKDRLIEEHNEKIRRMQKDACRNSRKIIDENIRLYGELETRKKEIDKKREQLEKLAEKGNTNREKLEAAKEENAMENRLLSLATQKKNEEDEKLLRLIEKQKQEKEDALKKLYDLEMQLASKQKLELDIEQLKGNLEVMSHMRDESEDDTNLKKLGELRKKLEEKKDELEDIDSLNQTLIIKERRTNDELEEAKKELIIDLQKMSRVRSHIGVKRMGELDQKAFVAACKEKIADDVKLALLCSKWEDEIRQPEWHPFKVINVDGEAKEIVKEDDEKLQALKAELGEKAHDIVVKALLEINEYNPSGRYPLPELWNFNDDSKAPMGEASAYIVKQWRTNKKKKSYT from the exons ATGAATGCTCGCCCTCGCTCTCGGCTCGCGACGCTTCGCTTCTCTCGTGGCCGCCCCCGCTCGGCCCGTTGGTTGGCGGCGCAAAGCCAATGCGAAGCgaccggaggcggcggag GTTTCTGTGaagccgccgcctgctcgctccGCTGTGATCGGGTCTCCCCGCTTCCTCCAGCGCCGGGCCTCCTCATCTTTG GATTCCCCCCCCCCACTTCAATTCCAATGGAACATAGCTCTGCAGAAGATTCAGACATTAGTGATTCGGATATTGTTGAGCACAAGGAGAAGACCTATGCCCAACTGCGAGCCGGAAAATTGAAAGCGAAGCATGGTGAGAATACCTTTCGGTGCCCTTTCTGCCCTgggaagaagaagcaggacTACAACCTCAAGGATCTCCTGCAGCATGCCACAGGAATAGGAGCTGCTCCTAAGCGCAGTGCCAAGGTGAAGGCAACACACCTTGggcttgctatgttcttagagAAGGATATAGCCAGCTCGTTGGAGAAACCATTGCAAGTTGTGGTCTACAAGCCAAAAACGACAAAGAGTGATGAAGAAGTTTTCGTATGGCCATGGATGGGCATTGTGGTTAACTTACAATATGAGTTGAAGGGCGAAGAAGTTTTTAGGGAAAGTGAAGAAAGGCTAAGAGCACAGCTCTCACGGTTCAGACCACTCCAAGTTACAATTCTTGGGGATGACAAGGACCAGACATTTTGTGCCATTGTCAAGTTTGCTAAGGACTGGAGTGGATTAAAGGATGCATTGGCTTTTGAAAAGCATTTCAGAGTCGAGCAGTATGGTAAGACAGATTGGATCAAAATAAATCACAGAAAGGATGATCTTTATGGATGGTTTGCAAGATCTGATGATTATACCTCTTCTGGGCCAATTGGGCAGCATCTAAGAGATAATGGAGATCTTAGAAGTGTTGGTGACCTGGAACGTGAGGGGATGCAAGAAACTGACAAGCGTGTAGCTCATTATGCACGCCAAATCGGGTTAACAAACTATCACATGAGCGAATTGGAGCTTAGGAACAATCAAATTGCCATGAAACTCGATAGGATGATGGAAGAGAAAGATCGACTGATTGAAGAGCACAATGAAA AGATAAGAAGGATGCAGAAAGATGCTTGTCGGAATTCTAGGAAAATAATCGATGAAAATATTCGATTGTATGGAGAACTGGAGACTAGGAAAAAGGAAATTGACAAGAAACGTGAACAACTTGAAAAGTTGGCCGAAAAAGGCAACACTAACAGAGAAAAGCTTGAAGCGGCAAAAGAAGAG aatGCAATGGAGAACAGGCTTCTTAGTTTAGCAACccaaaagaaaaatgaagaagatgagaagctttTGCGCCTTATTGAGAAACAAAAG CAAGAGAAAGAAGATGCTTTGAAGAAGCTATATGATTTAGAAATGCAGTTGGCTTCCAAACAAAAACTTGAACTGGATATAGAACAGTTGAAGGGGAACTTAGAGGTAATGAGCCATATGCGAGATGAATCAGAAGATGATACAAATTTGAAGAAGCTCGGTGAATTGCGTAAAAAACTGGAAGAGAAAAAAGATGAACTGGAGGATATCGATTCTCTTAACCAGACCCTGATTATTAAGGAACGAAGAACCAACGATGAGCTGGAAGAAGCCAAGAAAGAACTGATAATT GACCTACAAAAGATGTCTAGAGTTCGATCACATATTGGTGTCAAAAGAATGGGTGAGCTTGACCAGAAAGCTTTTGTTGCTGCTTGCAAAGAGAAGATAGCAGATGATGTTAAGTTGGCACTTCTGTGCTCAAAATGGGAGGATGAGATCAGGCAACCAGAATGGCATCCTTTCAAAGTAATCAATGTTGATGGGGAGGCAAAG GAAATCGTTAAAgaggatgatgagaagctgcaagcTTTGAAAGCTGAACTCGGCGAGAAGGCACACGATATTGTTGTGAAGGCTCTCCTTGAGATTAACGAATATAATCCCAGCGGTAGGTATCCCTTGCCCGAGCTGTGGAACTTCAATGACGACAGCAAAGCACCAATGGGTGAGGCATCAGCGTACATAGTGAAGCAGTGGAGgacgaacaagaagaaaaaGTCCTACACCTGA
- the LOC120650422 gene encoding uncharacterized protein LOC120650422 codes for MSVVRPGSTASWFPGSSLQLHGDAISFQQPQQLRSRHRRAPPGSSQASATSLADAPAAKNQRQSAARRARMALESKNSAVLVVTRLPAAARSQAGGRIRAREATAPNARTAAREASTPFLNLPTPGSQSRLSRLRLLWCSTCSCSK; via the exons ATGTCAGTCGTCAGGCCTGGTTCCACTGCAA GCTGGTTCCCCGGCAGCAGTCTCCAACTCCACGGTGATGCTATCTCcttccagcagccccagcagctCCGATCTCGTCATCGCCG GGCACCGCCGGGTAGCTCGCAAGCGTCGGCGACGTCGCTCGcggacgcgccggcggcgaagaaCCAGCGGcagtcggcggcgaggagggcgaggATGGCGTTGGAGAGCAAGAACAGCGCCGTCCTGGTGGTGACCAGGCTCCCAGCAGCCGCGAGGAGCCAAGCCGGTGGCAGGATCAGGGCGAGGGAAGCGACGGCTCCCAACGCGAGGACGGCGGCTCGCGAGGCGTCGACGCCCTTCCTCAACCTCCCGACGCCTGGATCGCAGTCGCGGCTCTCCAGGCTGAGGCTGCTATGGTGCTCGACGTGCAGCTGCAGCAAGTGA
- the LOC120650424 gene encoding uncharacterized protein LOC120650424, which yields MATMALPVPNPLPSRISSPILRPRWRFTTAAAAARTPGVQPLPDDLQLVADVRSPHNHIRVADVSPRAAGHPLAGARLLLLDGPGNIHSLSFPRRAHRCPLTATYLDAFAALPPLLPRPSLAVLGFGAGSAARALLHFHPGLSVHGWELDPAVLAVARDFFGLAELEREHAARLRVRVGDALDAEAPPGGFGGALVDLFANGSVLPELQQVGTWRRLRGMVAPDGRMMVNCGGGCVEAEEEGRDGEAVKDATLRAMAAAFGEGMVSVMDVDGSWVAMTGPPVTAPDAAAAWKARLPPELRNFVDMWRPYDNRSGE from the coding sequence ATGGCGACGATGGCGCTGCCGGTGCCAAATCCACTCCCAAGCAGGATCAGCAGCCCAATCCTCCGCCCCCGCTGGCGCTttaccaccgccgccgcagcagcaagaACCCCTGGCGTCCAACCCCTCCCCGACGATCTCCAGCTCGTCGCCGACGTCCGCTCCCCGCACAACCACATCCGCGTCGCCGACGTGTCCCCGCGCGCCGCGGGCCACCCGCTGGCcggcgcccgcctcctcctcctcgacggcCCCGGCAACATCCACTCCCTCTCTttcccccgccgcgcccaccgCTGCCCGCTCACCGCCACCTACCTCGACGCCTTCGCCGCGCTcccgccgctcctcccgcgCCCCTCCCTCGCCGTCCTCGGCTTCGGCGCCGGCTCCGCGGCCCGCGCGCTCCTCCACTTCCACCCGGGCCTCTCCGTGCACGGCTGGGAGCTCGACCCCGCCGTCCTGGCCGTCGCCCGCGACTTCTTCGGCCTCGCCGAGCTCGAGAGGGAACACGCGGCGCGCCTGCGCGTGCGCGTCGGCGACGCGCTCGACGCCGAGGCGCCGCCCGGCGGGTTCGGCGGCGCCTTGGTCGACCTGTTCGCCAACGGGAGCGTGCTGCCGGAGCTCCAGCAGGTGGGCACGTGGCGACGGCTGCGCGGGATGGTGGCACCGGATGGGAGGATGATGGTGaactgcggcggcgggtgcgtggaggcggaggaggaggggagggatgGCGAGGCGGTGAAGGACGCTACCTTGCGGGCGATGGCCGCGGCGTTCGGGGAGGGGATGGTGTCGGTGATGGACGTGGACGGGAGCTGGGTGGCGATGACGGGGCCACCGGTCACGGCgccggatgcggcggcggcgtggaaggCGCGGCTACCTCCAGAGCTGCGAAACTTTGTTGATATGTGGAGGCCGTATGATAACAGGAGTGGCGAATGA
- the LOC120650423 gene encoding factor of DNA methylation 1-like isoform X2: MNARPRSRLATLRFSRGRPRSARWLAAQSQCEATGGGGGFCEAAACSLRCDRVSPLPPAPGLLIFGFPPPTSIPMEHSSAEDSDISDSDIVEHKEKTYAQLRAGKLKAKHGENTFRCPFCPGKKKQDYNLKDLLQHATGIGAAPKRSAKVKATHLGLAMFLEKDIASSLEKPLQVVVYKPKTTKSDEEVFVWPWMGIVVNLQYELKGEEVFRESEERLRAQLSRFRPLQVTILGDDKDQTFCAIVKFAKDWSGLKDALAFEKHFRVEQYGKTDWIKINHRKDDLYGWFARSDDYTSSGPIGQHLRDNGDLRSVGDLEREGMQETDKRVAHYARQIGLTNYHMSELELRNNQIAMKLDRMMEEKDRLIEEHNEKIRRMQKDACRNSRKIIDENIRLYGELETRKKEIDKKREQLEKLAEKGNTNREKLEAAKEENAMENRLLSLATQKKNEEDEKLLRLIEKQKQEKEDALKKLYDLEMQLASKQKLELDIEQLKGNLEVMSHMRDESEDDTNLKKLGELRKKLEEKKDELEDIDSLNQTLIIKERRTNDELEEAKKELIIDLQKMSRVRSHIGVKRMGELDQKAFVAACKEKIADDVKLALLCSKWEDEIRQPEWHPFKVINVDGEAKVFLKQCVFYFLNL, from the exons ATGAATGCTCGCCCTCGCTCTCGGCTCGCGACGCTTCGCTTCTCTCGTGGCCGCCCCCGCTCGGCCCGTTGGTTGGCGGCGCAAAGCCAATGCGAAGCgaccggaggcggcggag GTTTCTGTGaagccgccgcctgctcgctccGCTGTGATCGGGTCTCCCCGCTTCCTCCAGCGCCGGGCCTCCTCATCTTTG GATTCCCCCCCCCCACTTCAATTCCAATGGAACATAGCTCTGCAGAAGATTCAGACATTAGTGATTCGGATATTGTTGAGCACAAGGAGAAGACCTATGCCCAACTGCGAGCCGGAAAATTGAAAGCGAAGCATGGTGAGAATACCTTTCGGTGCCCTTTCTGCCCTgggaagaagaagcaggacTACAACCTCAAGGATCTCCTGCAGCATGCCACAGGAATAGGAGCTGCTCCTAAGCGCAGTGCCAAGGTGAAGGCAACACACCTTGggcttgctatgttcttagagAAGGATATAGCCAGCTCGTTGGAGAAACCATTGCAAGTTGTGGTCTACAAGCCAAAAACGACAAAGAGTGATGAAGAAGTTTTCGTATGGCCATGGATGGGCATTGTGGTTAACTTACAATATGAGTTGAAGGGCGAAGAAGTTTTTAGGGAAAGTGAAGAAAGGCTAAGAGCACAGCTCTCACGGTTCAGACCACTCCAAGTTACAATTCTTGGGGATGACAAGGACCAGACATTTTGTGCCATTGTCAAGTTTGCTAAGGACTGGAGTGGATTAAAGGATGCATTGGCTTTTGAAAAGCATTTCAGAGTCGAGCAGTATGGTAAGACAGATTGGATCAAAATAAATCACAGAAAGGATGATCTTTATGGATGGTTTGCAAGATCTGATGATTATACCTCTTCTGGGCCAATTGGGCAGCATCTAAGAGATAATGGAGATCTTAGAAGTGTTGGTGACCTGGAACGTGAGGGGATGCAAGAAACTGACAAGCGTGTAGCTCATTATGCACGCCAAATCGGGTTAACAAACTATCACATGAGCGAATTGGAGCTTAGGAACAATCAAATTGCCATGAAACTCGATAGGATGATGGAAGAGAAAGATCGACTGATTGAAGAGCACAATGAAA AGATAAGAAGGATGCAGAAAGATGCTTGTCGGAATTCTAGGAAAATAATCGATGAAAATATTCGATTGTATGGAGAACTGGAGACTAGGAAAAAGGAAATTGACAAGAAACGTGAACAACTTGAAAAGTTGGCCGAAAAAGGCAACACTAACAGAGAAAAGCTTGAAGCGGCAAAAGAAGAG aatGCAATGGAGAACAGGCTTCTTAGTTTAGCAACccaaaagaaaaatgaagaagatgagaagctttTGCGCCTTATTGAGAAACAAAAG CAAGAGAAAGAAGATGCTTTGAAGAAGCTATATGATTTAGAAATGCAGTTGGCTTCCAAACAAAAACTTGAACTGGATATAGAACAGTTGAAGGGGAACTTAGAGGTAATGAGCCATATGCGAGATGAATCAGAAGATGATACAAATTTGAAGAAGCTCGGTGAATTGCGTAAAAAACTGGAAGAGAAAAAAGATGAACTGGAGGATATCGATTCTCTTAACCAGACCCTGATTATTAAGGAACGAAGAACCAACGATGAGCTGGAAGAAGCCAAGAAAGAACTGATAATT GACCTACAAAAGATGTCTAGAGTTCGATCACATATTGGTGTCAAAAGAATGGGTGAGCTTGACCAGAAAGCTTTTGTTGCTGCTTGCAAAGAGAAGATAGCAGATGATGTTAAGTTGGCACTTCTGTGCTCAAAATGGGAGGATGAGATCAGGCAACCAGAATGGCATCCTTTCAAAGTAATCAATGTTGATGGGGAGGCAAAG GTATTCCTGAagcaatgtgttttttattttttaaacttgTGA
- the LOC120650428 gene encoding uncharacterized protein LOC120650428, producing MAKVTPSLLAVVDSGAAFTAQPSARKGASLFRDRVISRRARISAKLGGDGELKPPGKKKFITRDEEPEQYWQTAGEREGENPMKTPLPYIIIFGMSTPFVILAIAFANGWIKVPVR from the exons ATGGCCAAGGTAactccctccctcctcgccgtcgtcgacaGCGGCGCTGCCTTCACTGCCCAGCCATCGGCCAGGAAAGGTGCCAGTTTGTTCCGTGATCGCGTCATCAGCAGGCGTGCCAGGATATCAGCTAAGCTTG GTGGAGATGGGGAGCTGAAGCCTCCAGgcaagaagaagttcatcaccAGGGATGAGGAGCCCGAACA GTACTGGCAGActgcaggggagagggagggtgagAACCCCATGAAGACGCCCCTGCCCTACATCATCATCTTCGGCATGTCCACCCCCTTCGTCATCCTTGCCATCGCATTTGCCAATGGCTGGATCAAGGTCCCTGTACGATGA
- the LOC120650426 gene encoding uncharacterized protein LOC120650426: MAAPSPSPAEAAPQLEAAAAAADEEDEWDADGYVIPNLPSQDNDVIEPSIPEAKDPEPLQAKNEKIYLGPHGAPPSQVKQQELNTVGRKQRFRNKLEEADRKLTGNAQENKVESLRELMGARASGTSIPRSSPRDWLDPHCHESEFDRKPTR; encoded by the exons ATGGCCGCGCcttccccctcgccggcggaggccgcccCGCAGCttgaggccgcggccgccgccgccgacgaggaaGACGAGTGGG ATGCGGATGGATATGTTATTCCTAATTTGCCCTCTCAAGATAATGATGTGATTGAGCCTAGTATCCCCGAAGCAAAAGATCCTGAACCCCTACAG GCAAAAAATGAGAAGATATACTTGGGACCTCATGGAGCTCCACCATCTCAAGTAAAGCAGCAAGAGCTGAACACCGTTGGCCGAAAGCAGCGGTTCAGGAACAAGCTGGAGGAAGCAGATAGAAAATTAACTGGCAACGCTCAGGAGAACAAGGTGGAGAGCCTCAGGGAGTTGATGGGCGCCAGGGCAAGTGGTACCAGCATACCAAGGAGCTCTCCTCGTGATTGGCTTGATCCACACTGCCATGAATCTGAATTTGATAGAAAACCAACTAGGTGA